The Xanthomonas sp. CFBP 8443 genome has a window encoding:
- a CDS encoding ferredoxin reductase, producing the protein MNAARRPASARSATRALRAWVQPEVFDFWSTRIHPLWTWQRPRARLLQRERASSDAVTLILKANRHWRGLRAGQHVQLGVEIDGRRLTRSYSPTPLPGGRLAITVKAIDGGRVSQYLADGARIGEVFELGQAFGDMVLPAAPQGRWLLLAAGSGITPMRALLRQLADAGMPADVDLIYWARRRDQLCFVDELQALAAAHPRFRLQLAVTGEGAAPAPRVDTLPLAHLAGLEQAQVLACGPGGFVQAARARLESSVARFQAEAFSTPPLADAEHGTVAVTLARSGRVLQLPRGQSLLTALEAEGLRPKHGCRMGICNSCACGKQSGATRDLLTGAHATEPGSMLKLCINSASSDLILDL; encoded by the coding sequence ATGAACGCTGCCCGCCGTCCTGCCTCCGCCCGCTCCGCCACCCGCGCCCTGCGCGCCTGGGTGCAGCCGGAGGTATTCGATTTCTGGTCCACGCGGATCCATCCGCTGTGGACCTGGCAGCGCCCGCGCGCGCGACTGCTGCAGCGCGAGCGCGCCAGCAGCGACGCGGTGACCCTGATCCTCAAGGCCAACCGCCACTGGCGCGGCCTGCGCGCCGGCCAGCACGTACAGCTGGGCGTGGAGATCGACGGGCGCCGCCTGACCCGCAGCTACAGCCCCACGCCGCTGCCGGGCGGGCGCCTGGCGATCACGGTCAAGGCGATCGATGGCGGCCGTGTCAGCCAGTACCTGGCCGACGGCGCGCGGATCGGCGAGGTGTTCGAACTGGGCCAGGCGTTCGGCGACATGGTGCTGCCCGCCGCGCCGCAGGGACGCTGGTTGCTGCTGGCCGCCGGCAGCGGCATCACCCCGATGCGCGCGCTGCTGCGCCAACTGGCCGACGCCGGCATGCCGGCCGACGTGGACCTGATCTACTGGGCGCGGCGCCGCGACCAGTTGTGTTTCGTCGACGAACTGCAGGCGCTGGCCGCCGCGCACCCGCGGTTCCGCCTGCAACTGGCGGTCACCGGCGAAGGCGCTGCGCCGGCGCCGCGCGTGGACACGCTGCCGCTGGCGCACCTGGCCGGGCTGGAGCAGGCGCAGGTGCTGGCCTGCGGTCCGGGCGGCTTCGTGCAGGCCGCACGTGCGCGCCTGGAGAGCAGCGTCGCGCGCTTCCAGGCCGAGGCGTTCAGTACGCCGCCGCTGGCCGATGCCGAACACGGTACGGTCGCAGTGACCCTGGCGCGCAGCGGCCGCGTGCTGCAGCTGCCGCGCGGGCAATCGCTGCTCACCGCGCTGGAAGCCGAAGGCCTGCGCCCGAAGCACGGCTGCCGCATGGGCATCTGCAACAGCTGCGCCTGCGGCAAGCAGTCCGGCGCGACCCGCGACCTGCTCACCGGCGCACACGCCACCGAACCGGGTTCGATGCTGAAGCTGTGCATCAACAGCGCCAGCAGCGACCTGATCCTGGACCTTTGA
- the fabR gene encoding HTH-type transcriptional repressor FabR: protein MTSTPLPLPEDALPARKSAISREDLLAAALKLIGPHRSVSTLSLREVTREAGIAPNSFYRQFRDMDELAVALIDLAGSSLRTIIGQARQRAAGSNRSVILSSVETFMEQLRADDKLLHVLLREGTVGSDAFKRAVDRELNYFEEELRVDLIRLAALDGTPLHEPALVSKAITRLVFAMGATAMDLPPEKDPELVRQISAMLRMIILGSRTIAASA from the coding sequence ATGACTTCCACGCCCCTGCCCCTGCCCGAGGACGCGCTGCCCGCGCGCAAGAGCGCGATTTCGCGCGAAGACCTGCTGGCGGCGGCATTGAAGCTGATCGGGCCGCACCGCAGCGTGTCCACGCTGAGCCTGCGCGAGGTGACCCGCGAAGCCGGCATCGCCCCGAACAGCTTCTATCGCCAGTTCCGCGACATGGACGAACTGGCGGTGGCGCTGATCGACCTGGCCGGCAGTTCGCTGCGCACCATCATCGGCCAGGCGCGGCAGCGCGCGGCCGGCAGCAACCGCAGCGTCATCCTCAGCTCGGTGGAAACCTTCATGGAGCAGCTGCGCGCCGACGACAAGCTGCTGCACGTGCTGCTGCGCGAAGGCACGGTCGGCTCGGACGCGTTCAAGCGCGCGGTCGATCGCGAACTGAACTACTTCGAGGAAGAGCTGCGCGTGGACCTGATCCGCCTGGCCGCGCTCGACGGCACGCCGCTGCACGAGCCGGCGCTGGTGTCCAAGGCGATCACCCGGCTGGTGTTCGCGATGGGCGCCACCGCGATGGACCTGCCGCCGGAGAAGGACCCGGAACTGGTGCGGCAGATCAGCGCGATGCTGCGCATGATCATCCTCGGCTCGCGCACGATCGCCGCGTCGGCCTGA
- a CDS encoding SDR family oxidoreductase produces MPIPNYPSPPFKPQQQSFPGLTDKMDPKPDHGEDSYVGHGLLQGKRTLITGGDSGIGAAVAIAYAREGADVAIAYLPSEQHDAERIGQLLETAGVRVLLQPCDISDRAQAQALIETVTGTFGGLDVLVNNAAYQRYFQSFDEITLDEWEKTFATNVHAAFNLVRLAVPHMPEGGSIINTASVNSKKPTPNILPYSTTKGAVANMTIGLAGLLADKKIRVNAVLPGPIWTPFIPAGMAAEEVKEFGSQTAFGRPGQPVELASTYVLLASDTSSYTSGALITIAGGAATL; encoded by the coding sequence ATGCCGATCCCGAACTATCCCTCTCCCCCGTTCAAGCCGCAGCAGCAGTCGTTCCCCGGCCTGACCGACAAGATGGACCCGAAGCCCGATCACGGCGAGGACAGCTACGTCGGCCATGGCCTGCTGCAGGGCAAGCGCACGCTGATCACCGGTGGCGACAGCGGCATCGGCGCCGCGGTGGCGATCGCCTATGCGCGTGAAGGCGCCGACGTCGCCATCGCCTATCTGCCCAGCGAGCAGCACGACGCCGAGCGGATCGGCCAACTGCTCGAGACCGCCGGCGTGCGCGTGCTGCTGCAGCCCTGCGACATCAGCGACCGCGCGCAGGCGCAAGCGCTGATCGAGACCGTGACCGGCACCTTCGGCGGGCTCGACGTGCTGGTCAACAACGCCGCCTACCAGCGCTATTTCCAGAGCTTCGACGAGATCACCTTGGACGAATGGGAAAAGACCTTCGCCACCAATGTGCACGCAGCCTTCAACCTGGTGCGGCTGGCGGTGCCGCACATGCCCGAGGGCGGGTCGATCATCAACACCGCCTCGGTCAACTCCAAGAAGCCCACGCCCAACATCCTCCCCTACTCCACCACCAAGGGCGCGGTGGCGAACATGACCATCGGCCTGGCCGGGCTGCTCGCCGACAAGAAGATCCGGGTCAACGCAGTGCTGCCGGGACCGATCTGGACGCCGTTCATCCCGGCCGGCATGGCGGCCGAGGAAGTGAAGGAATTCGGCTCGCAGACCGCGTTCGGCCGGCCCGGACAGCCGGTGGAACTGGCGTCGACCTACGTGCTGCTCGCCTCCGACACGTCCAGCTACACCTCCGGCGCCCTGATCACCATCGCGGGCGGCGCGGCGACGCTGTAG